The following are from one region of the Phormidium sp. PBR-2020 genome:
- a CDS encoding alpha/beta fold hydrolase: protein MSVSPVQPSSVPSSAKIVVLVHGIFRQSKVFSKMKKSLENEGYIVYSPDLFHRWGALGLADLAQQLAKFIEQNIPAETEFDLVGLSMGGIVSRYYLQRLNGAQRVRRFITIASPHLGTWLAYGFPRRTGLEMRPGSRLLKDLNQDLEHLDLDITSIWTLWDFIIVPSQHCCLPVGEVIQVPVLLHGMMAWSDRTIEVVQNRLQEPVSSPKTTRVS, encoded by the coding sequence ATGTCTGTATCACCCGTTCAACCGTCTTCTGTGCCTTCTTCTGCGAAAATTGTTGTGTTGGTTCACGGCATTTTTCGCCAATCTAAAGTCTTCTCTAAAATGAAGAAAAGCCTAGAGAATGAAGGTTACATCGTCTATAGTCCAGATTTGTTTCATCGTTGGGGTGCGTTGGGACTCGCTGACCTGGCCCAACAACTGGCGAAATTTATTGAGCAGAATATCCCCGCAGAAACTGAGTTTGATTTAGTGGGATTGAGTATGGGGGGAATTGTCAGCCGCTATTACTTACAACGGCTCAATGGCGCTCAACGGGTACGGCGTTTTATTACCATCGCCTCCCCCCATTTAGGAACTTGGCTTGCCTATGGTTTTCCCCGACGCACAGGGTTAGAAATGCGTCCGGGGAGTCGGTTACTGAAGGATTTAAATCAAGACTTAGAACACCTTGATCTGGATATCACCAGCATCTGGACTCTTTGGGATTTCATTATTGTTCCTTCGCAACATTGCTGTTTACCCGTAGGCGAGGTGATTCAGGTTCCGGTGCTGTTGCATGGCATGATGGCCTGGAGCGATCGCACCATTGAAGTGGTTCAAAACCGGTTGCAAGAACCGGTTTCTTCGCCCAAAACGACGAGGGTTAGCTGA
- a CDS encoding SEC59/DGK1/VTE5 family protein, producing the protein MLEFGLVPTTTPLWFSSGLVVVWLGVVLASAEALYRYRHLNPEFSRKIVHIGTGNVILIAWGLGVPAWIGIAAAFLAGLVALLSYWLPLLPGVNSIGRQSLGTFFYAVSIGVLIAAFWESAPYYTALGILIMTWGDGCAALVGMRFGKHPYRVLGMKKSLEGTAAMFGISYLISQFVLLASGAPWSELILVSLLVAAIATLLESFSTLGLDNLTVPVGSASLAFYVQSFLFS; encoded by the coding sequence ATGTTAGAGTTCGGTCTTGTCCCCACCACCACACCGCTGTGGTTCTCTAGTGGTTTGGTAGTGGTCTGGTTAGGAGTGGTTCTCGCCAGTGCCGAAGCTCTCTATCGCTATCGTCATCTTAACCCGGAGTTTAGCCGCAAGATTGTCCATATTGGCACCGGGAACGTCATCCTCATCGCCTGGGGATTGGGGGTTCCCGCTTGGATTGGGATTGCAGCAGCGTTCCTAGCGGGGTTGGTGGCTTTACTCTCCTACTGGCTTCCCCTGCTTCCAGGGGTTAACAGTATTGGCCGTCAAAGTCTAGGAACCTTCTTTTACGCCGTCAGTATTGGCGTTTTGATTGCGGCCTTCTGGGAGTCCGCCCCCTACTATACGGCCTTGGGTATCCTGATTATGACCTGGGGCGATGGCTGTGCGGCGTTGGTGGGGATGCGGTTTGGCAAACATCCCTATCGTGTCTTGGGGATGAAGAAAAGCCTGGAGGGAACTGCGGCTATGTTTGGCATTAGTTATCTTATTAGCCAGTTTGTTTTACTGGCCTCAGGGGCCCCCTGGAGCGAGCTTATTCTAGTATCTTTGTTAGTAGCTGCCATAGCTACTCTGCTAGAATCCTTTTCAACCCTCGGGTTGGATAATTTAACGGTTCCAGTGGGGAGTGCAAGTTTGGCTTTTTATGTGCAGTCATTTTTGTTCTCTTGA
- the yidD gene encoding membrane protein insertion efficiency factor YidD: MLSAIAKQTALTLIRAYRLLISPWTLPSCRFQPTCSTYAVEAIERFGPWRGGVLALRRILRCHPFHPGGYDPVPPDPSAPPSEDS, from the coding sequence ATGCTGAGTGCGATCGCCAAACAAACAGCTTTAACCCTAATTCGGGCCTATCGTCTCCTGATTTCTCCCTGGACGTTGCCCTCCTGTCGCTTTCAACCCACTTGTTCGACTTACGCCGTCGAGGCGATCGAACGCTTTGGTCCCTGGCGAGGGGGAGTCTTGGCCCTGCGTCGGATTTTACGCTGTCACCCCTTTCATCCTGGTGGCTATGATCCCGTCCCTCCCGACCCCTCAGCCCCCCCTTCAGAAGACTCCTAG
- a CDS encoding DUF4079 family protein, giving the protein MDFIPESIKPWLNFIHPLLMWGMLAIAIYALYTGLKVRKLRSATGEEKKELAQGDFRSKHFKIGSLLLVGVVLGTIGGMSVTYINNGKLFVGPHLLVGLSMMGLVALSASLAPLMQRGKDWARYSHISLNVAVVGLFAWQAVTGVNILQRILENF; this is encoded by the coding sequence ATGGACTTCATTCCTGAGTCAATTAAACCCTGGCTAAACTTCATTCACCCCTTACTGATGTGGGGAATGTTGGCGATCGCCATTTACGCCCTGTACACGGGACTTAAAGTCCGTAAACTGCGCTCTGCGACCGGCGAAGAGAAAAAAGAGCTAGCGCAAGGAGATTTTCGTAGCAAACACTTCAAAATTGGCTCTTTGCTCTTGGTTGGTGTCGTTCTCGGCACCATTGGTGGGATGTCCGTCACCTACATCAACAACGGTAAACTGTTTGTTGGGCCCCACCTGTTAGTCGGCTTGAGCATGATGGGACTGGTGGCCCTGTCCGCCTCCCTGGCCCCCCTCATGCAACGAGGCAAGGACTGGGCCCGTTACAGCCATATTAGTCTGAACGTTGCTGTGGTCGGTTTGTTTGCCTGGCAAGCTGTCACCGGCGTCAACATTTTGCAACGGATTCTAGAAAACTTCTAA
- a CDS encoding S-layer homology domain-containing protein, whose amino-acid sequence MKFPPVALIALAAAVPSAEAVMAASVGIQLPDNCNVVALSPAESGRAGGMLVCAPESPDGPAPILGNNIDIPDLPESVEFADLGDRYERPFIEALARQGIIPAAEDEKFNPDDPLTEAELRAWLDKSLEIRETMNPSLKESSEEALEDSSLEEEAQAAKATGKEIHLEHFGKRLTGKSVEKDVEPVVSRLEALVALATHFDLELTEELEANTVLSFTDLDRVPETAHNALKAIVGHEIIILHHEEEDEEEELEEMALYPHFSATRADVAVLLYKSMVKSGGFAPIAMSSQGSLGEMDVRFNGSGEAIYSPLVRPGLMQQLFADSYSPGTIAIGLAEGTRTVEGGKTTGYWGHRDPGNGKHNMGTFSYQHGARTPEEADLLQLRRIYQYSAALEEYAAAHNMELSVLEFVAGLDLANQAPLAAQHYLANLQEAKARGATGIDAILEARAYSYFNPATGRLEAGGFRNNWEWLRYDQLRRIHAIHQTLAYHGIE is encoded by the coding sequence ATGAAGTTTCCCCCTGTTGCACTGATCGCATTGGCTGCCGCTGTTCCGAGTGCGGAGGCAGTCATGGCCGCGTCGGTGGGGATTCAACTTCCCGACAACTGTAATGTCGTTGCATTGAGTCCCGCTGAAAGTGGACGGGCCGGTGGAATGCTCGTCTGTGCACCGGAGTCCCCGGATGGCCCGGCTCCCATTTTAGGGAATAATATTGATATTCCTGACTTGCCTGAGTCGGTTGAGTTTGCGGATTTGGGCGATCGCTACGAACGACCCTTTATTGAAGCCCTGGCCCGCCAAGGGATTATTCCAGCGGCGGAGGATGAGAAGTTTAATCCAGATGACCCCCTCACAGAGGCTGAGTTACGAGCTTGGTTAGATAAAAGTTTAGAAATCCGGGAGACGATGAACCCCTCCCTTAAAGAGTCCTCAGAGGAGGCCTTAGAGGATTCTAGTCTTGAGGAAGAGGCTCAAGCAGCTAAGGCGACTGGGAAGGAGATTCATCTGGAGCATTTTGGCAAACGGCTCACGGGTAAGTCCGTTGAGAAAGACGTCGAGCCGGTGGTGTCTCGCTTGGAAGCCCTGGTGGCCCTGGCGACTCACTTTGATTTGGAGTTAACCGAGGAGTTGGAGGCGAATACGGTTTTAAGCTTCACGGACCTCGATCGCGTCCCGGAAACGGCTCACAACGCTCTAAAAGCCATTGTGGGCCATGAAATTATTATCCTGCATCATGAGGAGGAGGATGAGGAGGAAGAACTAGAGGAGATGGCCCTCTATCCTCACTTCTCGGCCACTCGGGCCGATGTAGCCGTGTTGCTGTATAAGTCCATGGTGAAAAGTGGTGGTTTTGCCCCCATCGCCATGAGTTCTCAAGGCTCTCTCGGCGAGATGGATGTTCGCTTCAATGGCTCCGGCGAGGCGATTTACTCTCCTCTGGTTCGCCCTGGATTGATGCAGCAACTCTTTGCAGACTCCTACTCCCCAGGAACCATCGCCATCGGTTTAGCGGAAGGAACCCGCACGGTGGAAGGGGGCAAAACAACCGGCTATTGGGGCCACCGAGATCCGGGTAATGGTAAGCACAATATGGGAACGTTTAGTTACCAGCATGGTGCTAGAACCCCGGAAGAGGCGGATTTACTACAACTGCGACGGATTTATCAATATAGTGCGGCCCTTGAAGAGTATGCGGCGGCTCATAATATGGAGTTGTCGGTGTTGGAGTTTGTGGCTGGCTTAGATTTAGCGAACCAAGCACCTCTGGCGGCTCAGCATTATCTGGCCAACTTACAAGAGGCTAAAGCCCGAGGGGCAACGGGAATCGATGCCATCCTGGAAGCTCGGGCCTATAGTTACTTCAACCCGGCGACAGGACGTTTGGAGGCCGGCGGCTTCCGTAATAACTGGGAGTGGTTACGCTATGACCAGTTGCGTCGGATTCACGCCATCCATCAAACCCTCGCTTACCACGGAATCGAGTAA
- a CDS encoding DUF3172 domain-containing protein: MKRSRATSKAKSALNYTLLAIIGGVFILGIGIGIAFSSTTTVNAQNVASREVLDRSVANPELCVQYGASAMVVESYAYITLNPFNVYVSQPRMHPGCVIRNTNWSILERMNVVSSGEVRNCRNRLNTFGFMGDINDNPTVQCIYQNQAEDNNFLRQPGNGVTNKAPESNRF, encoded by the coding sequence ATGAAGCGTAGCAGAGCCACCAGTAAAGCCAAGTCCGCCTTGAACTATACCCTCCTAGCCATCATTGGCGGCGTCTTCATCCTCGGGATAGGGATTGGAATCGCCTTCAGTTCCACCACCACCGTCAACGCCCAAAACGTCGCCTCCCGAGAAGTTCTCGATCGCAGCGTTGCCAACCCGGAACTGTGCGTGCAATATGGTGCCAGTGCCATGGTTGTAGAAAGCTACGCCTACATCACCCTCAACCCCTTCAACGTTTACGTCTCCCAGCCCCGAATGCACCCCGGCTGCGTCATCCGCAACACCAACTGGTCAATTCTCGAACGGATGAATGTAGTCTCCTCCGGCGAAGTCCGCAACTGTCGCAACCGCCTCAACACCTTCGGCTTCATGGGAGATATCAACGACAATCCCACCGTTCAATGTATCTATCAAAACCAAGCCGAGGATAACAACTTCCTCCGACAACCCGGAAACGGAGTTACCAACAAAGCCCCAGAATCGAATCGTTTTTAG
- a CDS encoding serine hydrolase encodes MTFFRKDEALEAVGDRILEAIWAEFPLLAKNQLALTWIPYDPPIAVNTGGALSSDEFWKYQPRGFHYRGVERIYPASIVKLFYLVAVSEWLETGMIEPSAELDRAVRDSIVDSSNDATSLIVDVLTGTTSGPELPPGPFETWKMQRNIVNRYFQSLGWEELATINVNHKTWCDGAYGRERAFLGTMMDNRNMLTTNATARLVHSIVGGVAVSSGRSQQMMALMKRNLDPAALAADPENQVTGFLGQGLPLDTGVWSKAGLTSQVRHDAAYIELPDANPYLLVVFSEGPAQSQSDALLPFVSGQVAEAMRGLSQG; translated from the coding sequence ATGACGTTTTTCAGAAAAGACGAAGCACTCGAAGCCGTTGGCGATCGCATCTTAGAGGCGATTTGGGCCGAGTTTCCCCTGCTTGCTAAAAACCAACTGGCCCTAACCTGGATTCCCTATGATCCTCCCATTGCCGTCAATACCGGTGGGGCCCTCAGTTCCGATGAGTTTTGGAAGTACCAACCTCGGGGCTTCCACTATCGGGGGGTGGAACGGATTTATCCGGCGAGTATCGTCAAGTTATTTTACCTGGTCGCCGTCTCGGAGTGGCTGGAGACGGGCATGATTGAACCCTCGGCGGAACTGGATCGGGCGGTGCGCGATAGTATTGTGGATTCGAGTAATGATGCCACAAGCCTAATTGTAGATGTCCTCACAGGAACCACCAGCGGCCCGGAATTGCCCCCCGGTCCCTTTGAAACCTGGAAAATGCAGCGCAACATCGTTAACCGCTATTTTCAGTCTCTGGGTTGGGAGGAGTTGGCGACGATTAATGTCAATCATAAGACCTGGTGCGATGGGGCCTATGGCCGCGAACGGGCCTTCCTGGGGACGATGATGGACAACCGCAATATGCTGACCACCAATGCCACGGCTAGGTTGGTGCATAGTATTGTTGGTGGGGTGGCGGTGTCGTCGGGGCGATCGCAGCAGATGATGGCGTTGATGAAACGCAATCTCGACCCAGCGGCGTTGGCGGCTGACCCAGAAAATCAGGTCACGGGCTTTCTGGGCCAGGGGTTACCGTTGGATACGGGGGTTTGGTCGAAGGCGGGCCTAACCAGTCAGGTGCGCCATGATGCAGCGTATATTGAACTCCCGGATGCCAATCCCTATCTGTTGGTGGTCTTCAGCGAGGGACCGGCCCAGAGTCAGTCCGACGCCTTACTCCCCTTTGTATCGGGACAGGTAGCTGAGGCGATGCGAGGCTTAAGTCAGGGCTGA
- a CDS encoding C40 family peptidase yields MATGAIELHESGEYRNLAPLNLYDSPQRDSLATQAATGRHLRILSLPKGDESALRVRLCEDDYPGWLGPEAAAQLEPTSPYMAVDFSEMEIRDFIPQVIEFTRQAMAEPNHYLWGGTLGPDYDCSGLMQAAFASVGVWLPRDAYLQEAFTRAVSTEAMQPGDLVFFGTPIKATHVGLYLGDNRYIHSSGRELGHNGIAIDSLGDDGGQVSQNYRRILRGAGRVTQSYQPGDLLDLQPD; encoded by the coding sequence ATGGCTACAGGAGCGATCGAGTTGCACGAATCTGGGGAATATCGCAATTTAGCCCCGCTCAATCTCTATGATTCTCCCCAACGGGACAGCTTGGCAACCCAGGCCGCAACAGGACGACACCTGCGAATTTTATCACTGCCCAAGGGGGATGAGTCCGCCCTGCGGGTGCGCCTCTGTGAAGATGACTATCCCGGCTGGCTGGGCCCAGAAGCAGCGGCCCAGCTTGAACCCACCTCCCCCTATATGGCGGTTGACTTTTCCGAGATGGAAATTCGCGACTTTATCCCCCAGGTGATTGAGTTTACCCGGCAGGCCATGGCCGAACCCAACCATTATCTCTGGGGGGGAACCCTGGGGCCCGATTATGACTGTTCGGGACTGATGCAAGCGGCCTTTGCCTCGGTGGGGGTATGGCTGCCCCGAGATGCCTATTTACAAGAAGCCTTCACTCGGGCCGTGTCGACGGAGGCGATGCAGCCTGGGGATTTGGTGTTTTTTGGAACTCCCATTAAAGCCACTCATGTCGGACTCTATCTAGGAGACAACCGTTATATCCATAGTTCTGGCCGGGAGTTAGGTCATAATGGCATTGCCATTGACAGCCTCGGCGACGATGGGGGCCAAGTGAGTCAGAACTATCGACGCATTCTCAGAGGTGCGGGCCGGGTTACCCAGAGTTATCAGCCGGGGGATTTGTTGGATTTGCAACCGGACTGA
- a CDS encoding succinate dehydrogenase/fumarate reductase iron-sulfur subunit, whose product MHVTFQILRQTRDNAPRLDTYHLDVDPSETILTCLDRIKWEQDGSLGYRKNCRNTICGSCSMRINGRSTLACKENVGAELARLRQIHGLSETDIPPMTIAPMGNMPVIKDLVVDMRKFWDNLDAVDPYVSTQARQVPEREFSQSPQEREKLSHSGNCILCGACYSECNAVEVNADFVGPHALAKAQRMLDDNRDDRTEARVAQYEQGTDGVWGCTRCYYCNSVCPMEVAPLDRIGEVKQAILSRRDASASRAVRHRKTLVELVRDGGWVDERKFGLQVVGNYFQDLRGLLSLAPLGLRMLVCGKFPLRFEKSEGTEEVRSLIDSVRELEAQNR is encoded by the coding sequence ATGCACGTTACCTTTCAAATTCTGCGCCAAACTCGCGACAACGCCCCCCGCTTGGACACCTATCACCTCGATGTTGACCCCAGTGAGACCATTCTCACCTGTCTCGATCGCATCAAATGGGAACAGGATGGCAGTCTGGGCTACCGTAAGAATTGCCGTAACACCATCTGCGGCAGTTGTTCGATGCGGATTAACGGCCGTTCCACCCTGGCGTGTAAGGAGAATGTGGGGGCGGAACTGGCCCGGCTGCGGCAGATTCACGGCCTATCGGAGACGGACATCCCGCCGATGACTATTGCCCCCATGGGGAATATGCCAGTGATTAAGGATTTAGTGGTGGATATGCGCAAATTCTGGGACAACCTAGATGCCGTGGACCCCTATGTGAGTACCCAGGCCCGTCAGGTTCCCGAACGGGAGTTTTCCCAATCGCCTCAGGAACGGGAGAAACTCAGCCATAGTGGCAACTGTATTCTCTGCGGGGCCTGTTACTCGGAATGTAACGCCGTGGAGGTGAATGCGGATTTTGTCGGTCCCCACGCCCTGGCGAAGGCCCAGCGGATGTTGGATGATAACCGAGACGATCGCACGGAAGCCCGTGTGGCCCAATATGAACAGGGAACCGATGGGGTTTGGGGCTGTACTCGTTGTTATTACTGTAATTCCGTCTGTCCGATGGAAGTGGCCCCCCTTGATCGCATTGGGGAGGTGAAACAGGCCATTCTCTCCCGCCGCGATGCTAGTGCCAGTCGGGCGGTGCGTCACCGGAAAACTCTGGTGGAGTTGGTTCGGGATGGGGGCTGGGTGGATGAACGCAAGTTTGGCCTGCAAGTGGTGGGCAATTATTTCCAAGATTTGCGCGGTTTGTTGAGTTTGGCGCCTCTAGGGTTACGGATGTTGGTTTGTGGGAAGTTTCCTCTCCGGTTTGAGAAGTCGGAGGGAACCGAGGAGGTGCGATCGCTCATTGATTCGGTGCGGGAGTTGGAGGCGCAGAACCGTTAG
- the murQ gene encoding N-acetylmuramic acid 6-phosphate etherase — protein sequence MKELEPLESRGHLLTEQSNPNSQELDRLSSLELVDLFVQEDARVLEAIAACREAIAQGIDVTAESLARGGRLLYIGAGTSGRLGVLDAAECPPTFCTPPELVQGILAGGEAALVRSSEALEDRAEDGALAMAEREVTAKDVVVGISAGGTTPYVQGAIAEARQRGATTLFIACVPVEQVPSQADLEIRLLVGPEVLAGSTRLKAGTVTKLVLNILSTSVMVKLGKVYGNRMVDVSVTNQKLRDRAIRTLVDLTELSRPEAESLLDRCEQRVKLALLVHWSGVEVEEGRSRLQAAGGQLRKALEGE from the coding sequence GTGAAGGAGTTAGAACCGTTGGAGAGTCGCGGACATTTGTTAACGGAACAGAGTAATCCGAACTCGCAGGAGTTGGATCGCTTGAGTTCCCTGGAATTAGTGGATTTGTTTGTCCAGGAAGATGCTCGGGTGTTGGAGGCGATCGCCGCTTGTCGGGAGGCGATCGCCCAAGGGATTGATGTCACGGCTGAGTCCCTGGCCCGAGGGGGTCGCTTATTGTACATTGGGGCAGGCACGAGCGGGCGTTTGGGGGTGCTTGACGCGGCAGAATGTCCGCCCACCTTCTGCACCCCCCCGGAGCTGGTACAGGGCATTTTAGCAGGGGGTGAGGCGGCTCTGGTTCGCAGTTCGGAAGCCCTAGAGGATCGCGCTGAGGATGGGGCGTTAGCCATGGCCGAGCGAGAGGTGACGGCGAAGGATGTGGTGGTGGGGATTTCTGCTGGGGGAACCACGCCTTATGTCCAAGGGGCGATCGCCGAGGCCCGTCAACGAGGGGCCACCACCCTATTTATCGCCTGTGTGCCGGTTGAGCAAGTCCCCAGTCAGGCGGATTTAGAGATTCGGCTTTTGGTGGGGCCAGAGGTGTTAGCGGGGTCAACGCGGTTGAAGGCGGGAACGGTAACTAAGTTAGTGCTGAATATCCTCTCTACCAGTGTCATGGTGAAGTTGGGGAAGGTTTATGGCAATCGGATGGTGGATGTGTCGGTGACGAATCAGAAGTTACGCGATCGCGCCATTCGGACTCTTGTGGATTTAACGGAGTTATCCCGGCCGGAGGCGGAGTCGTTGTTAGACCGCTGTGAGCAACGGGTGAAGTTGGCGTTGTTGGTGCATTGGTCTGGGGTGGAGGTTGAGGAGGGGCGATCGCGCTTGCAGGCGGCGGGGGGACAGTTACGTAAGGCATTGGAGGGAGAATAG
- a CDS encoding DUF3110 domain-containing protein, which yields MKVYVLLFNARQENEGIHTIRLGTPQGGERNIVMMFESQDDAERYAMLLEAQDFHVPTAEAFDSEEIEEFCNSCRYEAKLIPEGFVPESPEERIFLSPPETNLADTDWEREQQQPGKSAQEEDVPTAQLDDIRRRLEGLL from the coding sequence ATGAAGGTCTATGTCTTATTATTCAACGCTCGTCAGGAGAATGAGGGTATTCACACGATTCGTTTAGGAACCCCTCAGGGGGGAGAACGAAACATTGTCATGATGTTTGAGTCTCAGGATGATGCTGAACGCTATGCCATGCTATTGGAGGCTCAGGATTTCCATGTCCCCACGGCGGAGGCCTTTGATTCCGAGGAGATTGAGGAATTTTGCAACAGTTGCCGCTATGAGGCTAAGTTAATCCCCGAGGGATTTGTGCCGGAGTCTCCCGAGGAGCGGATTTTCCTGTCGCCACCGGAAACCAATTTAGCGGATACTGATTGGGAACGGGAACAGCAACAGCCGGGGAAATCAGCCCAAGAGGAGGATGTCCCCACGGCCCAGTTAGATGATATTCGTCGCCGTTTGGAAGGGTTGTTGTGA